In Centropristis striata isolate RG_2023a ecotype Rhode Island chromosome 15, C.striata_1.0, whole genome shotgun sequence, a genomic segment contains:
- the LOC131986947 gene encoding uncharacterized protein LOC131986947 encodes MRAVGLLLLLLALCGSGAQGELQETETTKTTTPDIWAEVRALRDMVVELKVELRNVQAAVKDSESQVEELKAELILTNVHVELLQRENSVQAADLMSLETRLTASESKTSDLETDNADLQTRLSRSEGELLISKSRIETLERENADLQTRLSRSEGELLISKSRIETLERENAGFFTAPVRGVYYFLFTMNGSRTGYMGVKVYKNNQRIMWNHEHQL; translated from the exons ATGAGGgctgttggtttgctgctgctgctgctggctctgtgtgggtcaggagctcagggggagcttcaggagacggagaccacaaagacaaccacacctgacatctgggcggaggtgagggctctgagagacatggtggtggagctcaAGGTGGAGCTGAGGAACGTGCAGGCTGCAGTGAAGGACAGTGAGAGCCAGGTGGAGGAACTGAAAGCTGAGCTGATCCTCACCAACGTGcatgtggagctgctgcagagagagaactcAG tccaagctgcagacctgatgtctttggaaactcgactgactgcctCCGAGAGCAAAACAAGCGACCTAGAAACAGACaatgcag acttgcagaccagactgagcagaaGTGAGGGTGAACTTCTCATCAGCAAGTCCAGAATCgagacgctggagagagaaaatgcag acctgcagaccagactgagcagaaGTGAGGGTGAACTTCTCATCAGCAAATCCAGGATCgagacgctggagagagaaaatgcag gTTTCTTCACAGCTCCAGTCAGAGGGGTCTACTACTTCCTGTTCACTATGAATGGTTCCCGAACAGGTTACATGGGTGTCAAGGTGTACAAGAACAACCAGAGGATCATGTGGAATCATGA acaCCAGCTTTAG